A region from the Arachis ipaensis cultivar K30076 chromosome B01, Araip1.1, whole genome shotgun sequence genome encodes:
- the LOC107617536 gene encoding zinc transporter 11 yields MSSQLIIFFFFLLVLSASAHSGHDDDDADADADAGGGDAVNLRSKSLILAKIYCLIVIFFATFIAGVSPYLLKWNEGFLVLGTQFAGGVFLGTAMMHFLSDANETFGSLTEKEYPFAFMLACVGYLITMLLDCVISTVLNKQAPQSSAADVEIQGSMTVKRSGNGVASQSQFQNRSGASHHLANPALTSITSLGDTILLIVALCSHSVFEGLAIGVAETKADAWKALWTISLHKIFAAIAMGIALLRMIPDRPLLSCAAYAFAFAISSPIGVAIGIVIDATTQGAVADWIFAISMGLACGVFVYVSINHLLSKGYAPHRPIVVDSAYFKFLAVLFGVGVIAVVMIWDT; encoded by the exons ATGTCTTCTCaactcatcatcttcttcttcttcctccttgtCTTATCCGCTTCAGCTCACAGCGGTCACGACGACGACGATGCCGATGCCGATGCCGATGCCGGTGGAGGCGACGCCGTCAATCTCCGTTCCAAGTCATTGATCCTTGCCAAGATTTACTGCCTCATAGTGATCTTCTTCGCGACATTCATCGCCGGAGTTTCCCCATACTTGCTGAAATGGAACGAAGGGTTTCTTGTTTTGGGAACACAGTTCGCTGGCGGAGTGTTCTTGGGAACAGCAATGATGCATTTTCTGAGCGATGCTAACGAGACTTTTGGGAGCTTGACGGAGAAAGAGTACCCTTTCGCTTTCATGTTAGCTTGCGTTGGTTACTTGATTACTATGCTCTTAGATTGTGTCATCTCAACTGTTTTGAACAAGCAGGCTCCTCAATCTTCTGCTGCCGATGTTGAGATTCAAG GGTCTATGACAGTCAAAAGAAGTGGCAATGGAGTTGCTTCTCAGTCACAATTCCAG AATCGTTCCGGTGCCAGCCACCACCTAGCAAACCCTGCTCTTACATCTATCACCTCACTTGGAGATACCATCTTGTTAATTGTTGCTCTCTGCTCTCACTCCGTGTTCGAGGGCTTAGCCATAGGAGTTGCCGAGACAAAAGCAGATGCTTGGAAAGCTTTATGGACAATAAGTCTGCACAAAATATTTGCTGCAATTGCCATGGGTATTGCTCTCCTAAGAATGATTCCTGACCGTCCTTTACTATCATGTGCGGCCTATGCTTTTGCCTTTGCAATTTCCAGTCCAATTGGCGTAGCCATTGGAATTGTAATAGACGCCACGACACAAGGTGCTGTCGCGGATTGGATCTTTGCTATATCGATGGGTCTAGCTTGTGGGGTGTTCGTCTATGTATCAATAAACCATCTTTTGTCGAAGGGATACGCACCCCATAGGCCAATAGTGGTGGATTCAGCCTATTTCAAGTTTCTTGCTGTGTTGTTTGGCGTTGGAGTGATAGCGGTTGTGATGATCTGGGACACCTAA